A single Watersipora subatra chromosome 7, tzWatSuba1.1, whole genome shotgun sequence DNA region contains:
- the LOC137400951 gene encoding uncharacterized protein: MHAYTQINIWGFAGGAPWQNSGGGGNYQCMVYDAEYNCHNSVSTTGFVAGGEYDTFSVGVFSSSAHKQNTPCSICHATTRSSTIMVPGKRSCPDNEWTFEYEGYLMSDHFSRDSRTTFECVDAEPEYVDGESADSQGALFLFNRALCNKGVPCPPYDSNKAITCVVCTKALRLKTPAALGAKKVSRTSPSDATVANR; the protein is encoded by the exons GCTTTGCTGGAGGAGCTCCATGGCAAAATTCAGGAGGAGGAGGCAACTACCAATGCATGGTGTATGATGCTGAATATAACTGTCACAATTCAGTCAGCACCACTGGCTTTGTAGCAGGTGGGGAATATGACACATTCAGTGTTGGTGTATTCAGCAGTTCTGCTCATAAACAAAATACCCCGTGTTCCATCTGCCATGCCACAACCAGATCATCTACAATCATGGTTCCAGGTAAAAGAAGCTGTCCTGACAATGAGTGGACATTTGAATATGAAG GCTACTTGATGTCTGACCATTTCAGCCGTGATAGTAGAACAACATTTGAGTGTGTTGATGCTGAGCCAGAATATGTAGATGGAGAAAGTGCTGATAGCCAAGGTGCACTTTTTCTCTTCAACAGAGCTCTCTGTAACAAAGGAGTCCCTTGCCCACCATATGATTCAAACAAGGCTATTACATGTGTAGTCTGTACAAA AGCACTTCGCCTGAAGACTCCTGCCGCactcggggcaaaaaaggtctcacgcacatccccgagtgacgccacggtcGCAAACCGCTAG